The following coding sequences lie in one Desulfocurvibacter africanus subsp. africanus DSM 2603 genomic window:
- a CDS encoding ABC transporter ATP-binding protein has translation MLELRHVDSFYGSIQALRDVSMRVEQGEIISLIGANGAGKTTTLMSICGVVPPRSGEILFEGKPIQELSTDQIVALGISQVPEGRLIFPGLTVTENLDMGAFLRRDRAGIKRDQEYIYELFPILSSRRRQFGGTLSGGEQQMLAISRALMARPRLLLLDEPSLGLAPLIIRQIFEIIEKINKESNTTIFLVEQNANQALKVAHRGYVMENGRITMSDVAAHLLENEDVKKAYLGL, from the coding sequence ATGCTTGAGCTGAGGCATGTCGATTCGTTTTACGGCAGCATCCAGGCCCTGCGCGACGTGAGCATGCGCGTGGAGCAGGGGGAGATCATCTCGCTTATCGGCGCTAACGGCGCAGGCAAGACAACTACGCTCATGTCCATCTGCGGGGTAGTGCCTCCCCGTAGCGGCGAGATTCTATTCGAAGGCAAGCCGATCCAAGAATTGTCCACGGATCAGATCGTGGCTCTGGGTATTTCCCAGGTACCAGAAGGGAGGCTCATCTTCCCGGGCCTCACGGTCACCGAAAACCTGGACATGGGTGCCTTCCTGCGTCGCGACCGAGCAGGCATCAAACGCGATCAGGAATATATCTACGAACTCTTCCCCATCCTGTCGAGCCGACGCCGCCAGTTCGGCGGGACGCTTTCCGGCGGGGAGCAGCAGATGCTGGCCATTTCGCGCGCCCTTATGGCCCGGCCGCGCCTGCTCCTGCTTGACGAGCCGTCGCTGGGCTTGGCCCCGCTCATCATCCGCCAGATTTTCGAGATCATCGAGAAGATCAACAAGGAGAGCAATACGACCATCTTCCTGGTGGAGCAGAATGCCAACCAGGCCCTCAAGGTCGCACATCGGGGCTACGTCATGGAGAACGGCCGCATCACCATGAGTGACGTAGCGGCGCATCTTCTGGAGAATGAGGACGTGAAGAAAGCTTACCTTGGTCTGTAG
- a CDS encoding ABC transporter ATP-binding protein, which yields MILTIEALNKRFGGLMALTDVSLVVEAGTIFGIIGPNGAGKTTLFNCIAGAIKPSSGRITLHGLQAQRWFSGRNSGEGCRIDGLRPDRLASLGIARTFQNIRLFAELSVLDNVRVGRHVRSRQGFWGAALRLPVQRREEREIEEAARRQLAFVGLEAKTEVPAGSLSYGDQRRLEIARALACEPRLLLLDEPAAGMNPRETAGLVELIGQVADSGVTVVLIEHDMRLVMSLCQRLAVLDHGIKIADGDPRDVREDPRVVEAYLGR from the coding sequence ATGATCCTGACCATCGAAGCGCTCAACAAGCGTTTTGGCGGGCTCATGGCACTGACCGATGTCAGCCTAGTCGTGGAAGCCGGGACCATTTTCGGCATTATCGGCCCAAACGGCGCGGGCAAAACGACTCTGTTCAACTGTATAGCCGGCGCGATCAAGCCAAGCTCCGGGCGTATCACCCTTCATGGGCTCCAAGCTCAGCGTTGGTTCTCGGGACGCAATAGCGGCGAAGGCTGCAGGATTGACGGCCTTCGCCCCGACCGATTGGCGAGCCTGGGGATTGCCCGCACCTTCCAGAATATTCGGCTCTTCGCAGAATTAAGCGTACTGGATAACGTGCGCGTGGGACGACACGTCCGCTCGCGCCAAGGTTTCTGGGGCGCGGCTTTACGCCTGCCTGTTCAGAGGCGTGAGGAGCGCGAGATCGAAGAGGCCGCCCGTCGCCAACTGGCCTTCGTAGGTCTGGAGGCCAAGACCGAAGTTCCCGCCGGCAGTTTGTCTTATGGGGATCAGCGTAGGCTGGAAATAGCCAGGGCGCTTGCCTGCGAACCGAGACTGCTGCTTCTGGATGAGCCGGCCGCGGGCATGAATCCTCGCGAAACCGCTGGCTTGGTGGAACTTATCGGACAGGTTGCGGACTCGGGGGTGACCGTGGTGCTCATTGAACATGACATGCGCCTGGTCATGAGCCTGTGCCAGCGTCTGGCCGTGCTGGACCACGGAATCAAGATTGCCGACGGTGATCCCCGTGATGTGCGAGAGGATCCCAGGGTCGTGGAGGCCTATCTCGGCCGCTGA
- the guaB gene encoding IMP dehydrogenase: protein MDKIRGQALTFDDVLLVPAYSEVTPDLADVSTQLTPTIRLNIPIISAAMDTVTESGMAIAMARQGGVGVIHKNLSIEDHVYEIGKVKKSESGMIHDPVTISPELTVGQALDLMGEYRISGLPVVEGDRLVGILTNRDVRFVTDMSSKVADVMTSKRLVTVPEGTTLEEAKMHLHEARIEKLLVVDENNKLKGLITIKDIEKKGKYPNSCKDEKGRLRVGGAVGVGADRDPRAEALIRAGADFLVLDSAHGHSRNILRAVEALKSQFPNTQLVAGNVATYEGAKALIKAGADTVKVGIGPGSICTTRIVAGVGVPQVTAIMEAVRACREYDRCCIADGGIKFSGDVVKAIASGADTVMIGSLLAGTEESPGETILYQGRTYKIYRGMGSIDAMREGSKDRYFQEKASKFVPEGIVGRVPYKGPLAENIYQMVGGLKSGMGYCGCATIADLREKTSFIQISAAGLRESHVHDVIITKESPNYNMDKP from the coding sequence ATGGACAAGATTAGGGGCCAGGCGCTGACATTCGATGATGTGCTCCTCGTACCCGCCTATTCCGAAGTTACACCGGACTTGGCGGATGTATCGACGCAACTTACGCCCACCATCAGGCTGAACATTCCCATCATCAGCGCCGCCATGGACACGGTCACCGAATCGGGCATGGCCATTGCCATGGCCCGTCAAGGCGGAGTGGGCGTAATCCACAAGAATTTATCCATTGAAGATCATGTGTACGAGATCGGCAAGGTCAAGAAGTCCGAGAGCGGCATGATCCACGACCCCGTGACCATCAGCCCCGAGTTGACCGTGGGGCAGGCTTTGGACCTCATGGGCGAGTACCGCATCTCCGGACTGCCAGTGGTAGAGGGCGACCGACTGGTGGGTATCTTGACCAACCGTGACGTGCGATTCGTGACGGATATGTCCTCCAAGGTCGCGGACGTCATGACCAGCAAGCGGCTCGTCACCGTGCCCGAGGGCACTACGCTCGAAGAAGCCAAGATGCACCTGCATGAGGCGCGCATCGAGAAGCTTCTCGTGGTTGACGAGAATAATAAGCTTAAGGGCCTCATCACCATTAAGGACATTGAGAAAAAGGGCAAATACCCGAATTCATGCAAGGATGAAAAGGGCAGGCTGCGTGTGGGAGGCGCGGTGGGTGTGGGCGCGGACCGCGATCCTCGGGCCGAGGCACTCATCAGGGCCGGTGCCGATTTTTTGGTGCTCGACTCGGCCCATGGCCATTCCAGGAATATTCTTCGCGCCGTGGAGGCGCTCAAATCGCAATTCCCCAATACGCAACTCGTGGCCGGCAATGTGGCGACCTATGAAGGCGCCAAAGCGCTAATCAAGGCCGGAGCCGATACGGTCAAGGTGGGCATCGGCCCAGGCTCCATCTGCACCACGCGCATTGTGGCTGGCGTTGGTGTGCCCCAGGTCACGGCCATTATGGAAGCGGTTCGTGCCTGTCGCGAGTATGACCGCTGCTGCATCGCTGATGGGGGCATCAAATTTTCGGGCGACGTCGTCAAGGCCATTGCCTCGGGCGCGGATACGGTCATGATCGGCAGCCTGTTGGCGGGTACCGAGGAGAGTCCGGGCGAAACCATCCTCTATCAGGGTCGCACCTACAAGATCTATCGGGGCATGGGCTCCATCGACGCCATGCGCGAAGGCAGCAAGGACCGCTACTTCCAAGAGAAAGCCTCCAAGTTCGTGCCCGAGGGCATCGTGGGTCGCGTACCCTATAAGGGCCCGCTAGCCGAGAACATCTACCAGATGGTAGGCGGTCTCAAGTCGGGCATGGGTTATTGTGGCTGCGCCACCATAGCCGACCTTAGGGAAAAAACGAGTTTCATCCAAATATCCGCAGCGGGGCTGCGTGAGAGTCACGTGCATGACGTGATTATCACCAAGGAATCGCCCAACTATAACATGGACAAGCCGTAA
- the guaA gene encoding glutamine-hydrolyzing GMP synthase — MDKVVILDYGSQYTQLIARRVREAGVYSEIHPCTIPAAELKALKPAALILSGGPASVLAPESPGLDASILDWGLPVLGICYGMQLLAHYLGGKVHAAKDREYGRADLEVVSPCSLFEGLSGTAGKHKVWMSHGDHVDTPPQGFEILARTGSLKVAAMADASRRLYAIQFHPEVAHTDDGDLVLRNFLFKIAGLKPGWSMASFVESTIKDLRDTLGDDHVVCGLSGGIDSTVVAVLLHKAIGKRLHCIFVDNGLLRINEREEVIDFLTESFDLNLKYVEAQELFLSPLEGVTDPERKRKIIGHNFIEVFDAEAHKLQGVKWLAQGTLYPDVIESISFKGPSAVIKSHHNVGGLPEKMNLKLVEPLRELFKDEVRKVAYELGLPDNIIWRHPFPGPGLAIRVIGEITRERLEILRQADKIVQHELQASGWYRKVWQGFAVLLPLKTVGVMGDERSYESVIALRIVDSLDAMTADWTRVPSEILARMSNRIINEVKGVNRVVLDISSKPPSTIEWE, encoded by the coding sequence ATGGATAAGGTCGTAATACTGGACTACGGTTCGCAGTACACTCAGCTCATCGCCCGTAGAGTGCGCGAGGCGGGCGTCTATTCGGAAATTCACCCCTGCACCATCCCTGCGGCCGAACTCAAGGCGCTGAAGCCTGCCGCTTTGATACTTTCCGGAGGCCCGGCCAGCGTGCTTGCTCCAGAGTCGCCAGGCCTGGATGCCAGTATCCTGGATTGGGGCTTGCCGGTGCTTGGCATCTGTTATGGCATGCAGCTTCTGGCCCATTACCTCGGCGGAAAGGTTCATGCGGCCAAGGATCGCGAGTATGGCCGCGCCGATCTCGAGGTAGTGAGCCCTTGCTCTTTGTTCGAAGGTTTGTCCGGCACGGCCGGCAAGCACAAGGTCTGGATGTCACATGGCGACCATGTGGACACTCCGCCGCAAGGATTCGAGATCCTGGCGCGTACCGGGTCGCTCAAGGTTGCGGCAATGGCCGATGCCAGCAGGCGCCTGTACGCAATCCAGTTCCATCCCGAGGTGGCCCACACCGATGATGGCGACCTTGTCCTGCGCAATTTCCTGTTCAAGATCGCCGGCCTCAAGCCGGGTTGGTCAATGGCTTCCTTCGTGGAGTCCACGATCAAGGATCTGCGCGATACGCTTGGTGACGACCATGTGGTCTGCGGCTTGTCGGGAGGCATCGATTCCACGGTGGTCGCAGTGCTCCTGCACAAGGCCATCGGTAAGCGGCTGCACTGTATTTTCGTGGATAATGGGCTCCTGCGCATCAATGAGCGCGAGGAGGTCATCGACTTTCTCACTGAGTCTTTCGACCTGAACCTTAAGTACGTGGAGGCCCAGGAGCTATTCCTCTCCCCTCTTGAGGGCGTCACCGACCCCGAGCGCAAGCGGAAAATCATCGGTCATAACTTCATCGAGGTTTTCGACGCCGAGGCGCACAAGCTGCAGGGCGTAAAATGGCTCGCTCAGGGCACGCTCTACCCGGATGTCATCGAGTCCATATCCTTCAAGGGACCTTCGGCGGTCATCAAAAGCCACCATAACGTGGGCGGCCTGCCTGAGAAGATGAACCTAAAGCTCGTGGAGCCCTTGCGTGAACTGTTCAAGGACGAAGTGCGCAAGGTCGCCTACGAGTTGGGGCTGCCTGACAACATCATCTGGCGCCATCCCTTCCCTGGCCCTGGATTGGCCATCCGCGTCATAGGCGAAATCACCCGCGAACGTCTGGAAATCCTGCGCCAGGCGGACAAGATCGTGCAGCACGAGCTGCAAGCTTCAGGCTGGTACAGAAAGGTTTGGCAGGGCTTCGCAGTGCTCCTGCCGCTCAAGACCGTGGGCGTCATGGGTGACGAGCGTTCCTACGAGAGCGTCATCGCCTTGCGCATCGTGGACAGCCTGGACGCCATGACCGCGGATTGGACGCGAGTGCCCTCGGAGATACTGGCGCGCATGTCCAATCGTATTATCAACGAGGTAAAGGGCGTCAACCGTGTGGTACTGGATATCTCCTCCAAGCCGCCCAGCACCATAGAGTGGGAATAG